In one Fusarium falciforme chromosome 5, complete sequence genomic region, the following are encoded:
- a CDS encoding Oxoglutarate dehydrogenase: protein MLRSARSASAGEAVAPSEPPTQAESFLQGGAASYIDEMYQSWRESPESVHVSWRTYFRNMEDRSQSPAQAVQLPPGYLSPRDPALQSQVHPSQGSQVTDQLKLSKLVAAYQSHGHHIANIDPLGLRKNGQAPHAEHPEELNPAYHGFTAADLNREFTLGPDLLPHFAAQGRKSMTLREIVSAYESMYCGNYGIEYSHIPSAEKREWLRERLEVPTPFKFSPDEKKRILDSLIWSTGFERFIATKFPTEKRFGLDGAEGLAPGVTSLIDQSVDVHGIEDIVIGSCHRGRLTMLGTVYGKPREAILAEFGGRVTADLPGMAGDVKYHLGHDGHRITPEGHRVSLSLLANPSHLEAVDPVATGSAYATQKLRGDKDRTRAMCLALHGDAAFAGQGVVYETLGLSRLDGYQVGGTIRIIVNNQIGFTTDAECSRSTPYASDLAKYTDSPIIHVNADDVEAVTFVCQLAADWRARFQEDIVIDLVCYRKFGHNEFDQPNFTQPMMYKQVADQTPTLELYINKLVQEGTFTAAEIEEQRKWVWDRLNENFEASKTYVSERKNFPPGWDSLPSPASLAVEKYPVTQTAVEHATLKSIADKVNTVPEGFELHQSLQRILAGRLSSFDQGSVDWSTAEALAFGTLCLEGHSIRLTGQDVQRGTFSQRHSVLHNQATGETWTPLNTLSEEQSPYEAINSPLSEFGALGFEYGVTLADPNPLVMWEAQFGDFANNAQVMLDNFIVAGESKWLDRSGIVLSLPHGYDGQGAEHSSARLERFLLMCNEEGRSWPSEEAIDRAHQDSNVEIVCMTSPANYFHVLRRQLKREYRKPLVIFFSKSLLRHPIARSDISLFTDPSATFQPVLADPEHEAGGIDSEDKISRVIFCSGQVYASLVKHRATNGLRDTAITRIEELHPFPWREVKANLEKYPNAQNIVWAQEEHYNGGAWHYVRDRLEAVLRESDSLSARRVLYAGRAVSASPATGLKKKHEAEEKQLLEDAFSVQE from the exons ATGTTGCGGTCAGCTCGTTCTGCTTCTGCCGGTG AGGCGGTAGCTCCTTCGGAGCCCCCA ACACAGGCGGAGTCCTTTCTCCAGGGAGGTGCCGCTTCATACATTGATGAGATGTATCAGTCTTGGAGAGAGTCTCCGGAGTCTGTCCATGTATCATGGAGGACCTACTTCCGCAACATGGAGGATAGATCACAGTCACCCGCCCAGGCTGTCCAATTGCCCCCAGGCTACTTGTCACCTCGCGATCCAGCTCTGCAATCTCAAGTTCATCCGTCGCAAGGTAGCCAGGTGACAGACCAGCTGAAGCTGAGCAAACTTGTTGCTGCGTATCAATCACATGGACATCACATCGCCAACATCGACCCCCTTGGACTTCGCAAGAATGGACAGGCTCCTCACGCCGAGCATCCGGAAGAGTTGAACCCCGCCTATCACGGCTTCACTGCCGCCGATCTAAACCGGGAATTCACTCTCGGCCCGGATCTTTTGCCTCATTTCGCAGCCCAGGGCCGCAAGTCGATGACCCTGAGGGAGATTGTGTCCGCATATGAGTCGATGTACTGCGGCAACTATGGCATCGAGTATTCACATATCCCAAGCGCTGAGAAACGCGAATGGCTTCGTGAAAGACTCGAAGTTCCAACCCCTTTCAAGTTCTCCCCagatgagaagaagcgcaTCCTGGATAGTCTCATCTGGAGCACCGGCTTTGAGCGCTTCATTGCTACCAAGTTCCCCACTGAGAAGCGGtttggccttgatggtgcTGAGGGTCTTGCTCCTGGTGTTACTTCTCTTATCGACCAGAGTGTCGATGTTCACGGTATTGAGGATATTGTTATTGGGAGCTGTCATCGAGGAAGATTGACCATGCTGGGTACTGTCTATGGCAAGCCCCGCGAAGCGATTCTCGCCGAGTTTGGGGGACGAGTCACTGCTGATCTTCCTGGTATGGCCGGTGATGTCAAGTACCACCTTGGACACGACGGTCATCGCATCACTCCTGAAGGCCACCGTGTTTCTCTATCCCTCCTTGCAAATCCGTCACATCTCGAAGCGGTCGATCCTGTCGCAACTGGCTCTGCCTATGCCACCCAGAAGCTGCGCGGAGACAAGGACCGCACCCGTGCTATGTGTCTTGCCTTGCACGGTGATGCTGCTTTCGCTGGTCAAGGAGTCGTCTATGAGACTCTTGGTCTCTCAAGACTTGACGGATATCAAGTCGGCGGCACCATTcgcatcatcgtcaacaaccAGATCGGCTTCACGACTGATGCAGAGTGCTCGCGATCCACTCCCTACGCCTCGGATCTAGCGAAGTACACCGACTCGCCAATCATCCACGTCAATGCCGACGATGTCGAAGCCGTCACCTTTGTTTGCCAGCTGGCCGCCGACTGGAGAGCTCGCTTCCAGGAGGACATTGTCATCGATCTCGTCTGCTACCGCAAATTCGGCCACAATGAATTCGACCAGCCAAACTTTACGCAGCCCATGATGTACAAGCAGGTTGCTGATCAAACTCCGACATTGGAGTTGTACATCAACAAGCTTGTGCAGGAAGGTACCTTTACCGCTGCTGAGATCGAGGAGCAGAGGAAGTGGGTGTGGGATAGACTCAATGAGAACTTTGAGGCCAGCAAGACATACGTCTCGGAGAGAAAGAACTTTCCACCTGGTTGGgattctcttccttctccggCTTCTCTGGCTGTTGAGAAGTATCCCGTCACTCAAACAGCTGTTGAGCATGCCACGCTCAAGTCCATCGCGGACAAGGTCAACACCGTACCCGAAGGGTTTGAGCTCCATCAAAGCTTGCAGCGTATCCTTGCCGGACGTTTGAGCAGCTTTGACCAGGGTTCTGTTGATTGGTCTACTGCCGAGGCATTGGCTTTCGGAACCCTCTGTCTTGAAGGCCACTCTATTCGTCTGACGGGTCAGGACGTCCAGCGTGGAACATTTTCACAGCGCCACTCTGTCCTGCACAACCAAGCCACGGGCGAGACATGGACGCCTTTGAACACTCTTTCTGAGGAGCAATCTCCTTACGAAGCCATCAACTCACCCCTCAGCGAATTTGGTGCCCTCGGTTTCGAATACGGCGTGACACTCGCGGACCCGAACCCCCTCGTTATGTGGGAAGCCCAATTTGGCGACTTTGCCAACAATGCCCAGGTGATGCTGGACAACTTTATTGTCGCCGGCGAGTCCAAGTGGCTTGATCGGTCAGGCATCGTTCTCTCCCTGCCTCACGGATATGATGGCCAGGGAGCGGAGCACTCTTCGGCTCGGCTGGAGAGGTTCTTGTTGATGTGTAATGAAGAGGGCAGGTCTTGGCCTAGTGAAGAGGCTATTGACCGAGCGCATCAGGATTCTAACGTGGAAATTGTTTGCATGACTTCACCGGCCAATTACTTCCATGTGCTGCGTCGTCAGCTGAAGCGAGAGTACCGCAAGC CAttggtcatcttcttctcaaagTCTCTTCTCCGCCATCCCATCGCCAGATCCGACATCTCACTCTTCACTGATCCCTCTGCCACCTTCCAGCCTGTTCTTGCCGACCCGGAACACGAAGCCGGCGGAATAGATAGCGAGGACAAGATCTCTCGTGTCATCTTCTGTTCTGGCCAAGTTTACGCCTCTTTGGTCAAGCATAGAGCCACCAACGGCCTCCGTGATACAGCCATCACACGTATCGAAGAACTGCACCCCTTCCCCTGGCGTGAAGTCAAGGCCAACTTGGAAAAGTACCCCAACGCGCAGAACATCGTCTGGGCACAAGAGGAGCATTACAATGGTGGAGCTTGGCACTATGTTCGCGATCGTTTGGAGGCTGTTCTCCGAGAGTCGGATAGTCTGTCGGCGAGGAGGGTGTTGTATGCTGGAAGGGCTGTGAGTGCGAGCCCGGCTACTGgattgaagaagaagcatgaggcggaggagaagcagctgcTTGAGGATGCTTTCAGCGTTCAAGAATGA
- a CDS encoding Dihydrolipoyllysine-residue succinyltransferase has translation MASAIRFKAVAGLAGLSRAIPRAHANAFLCHRGAIDTQRRLFGISRVLNGELIVKVPPMAESLNEGTLASLTKKVGETIEADEELASIETDKIDISVPAPETAVIAEYFAAEGDTVVVGQDLARIVTGGEASAPKSEGEGEAQQPPKEEPKQETKPSEPAKAEENHTKEQTPPHEPPRAAKKPAESKPAARPEPAAPASAFTGGPARTERVEKMSRMRRTIASRLKQSQNTCASLTTIQEVDMTNLMAWRAKYKEEVAEKYGVRLGYMGAFTKATTLAALEIPQINAAIDTDKEITTWRDYVDISIAVSAPKGLVTPVLRNTHTLSIVELEREVATLAKKARDAKLTMEDLEGGNYSISNPGIFGSMFGTPVINYPQSAVFNMNGIQQRVMAINGQAEIRPMMYISLTYDHRLIDGREAVSFLNIVKQYIEDPSRMLLA, from the exons ATGGCTTCCGCTATACGATTCAAGGCTGTCGCTGGCCTCGCCGGCCTCTCGCGCGCAATCCCTCGAGCCCACGCCAATGCCTTCCTCTGCCACCGTGGCGCAATCGACACACAGCGTCGCCTCTTTGGCATCTCGAGAGTTCTTAATGGCGAACTCATCGTCAAGGTGCCCCCGATGGCCGAGTCCCTTAACGAGGGCACACTAGCCAGCTTGACCAAGAAGGTCGGCGAGACCATTGAagccgacgaggagcttgCCAGCATCGAGACTGACAAGATCGACATTTCCGTCCCCGCCCCCGAGACTGCCGTCATCGCCGAATACTTTGCTGCCGAGGGAGATACTGTTGTAGTCGGTCAAGATCTTGCGCGCATCGTGACGGGCGGCGAGGCCAGTGCTCCCAAgagcgagggagagggagaggctcAGCAACCACCCAAGGAGGAGCCCAAGCAAGAGACGAAGCCTTCAGAGCctgccaaggctgaggagaacCATACCAAGGAGCAGACGCCTCCTCACGAGCCTCCCAGAGCCgccaagaagcccgccgAGTCGAAGCCTGCGGCCAGGCCCGAGCCTGCCGCTCCCGCGAGCGCATTCACCGGAGGCCCCGCAAGAACCGAGCGAGTT GAGAAAATGAGCCGTATGCGAAGGACTATCGCGAGCCGCCTCAAGCAATCCCAAAACACCTGCGCCTCCCTCACCACCATCCAAGAAGTCGACATGACTAACCTCATGGCCTGGCGAGCCAAGTACAAGGAGGAAGTTGCCGAGAAGTATGGCGTGCGCCTGGGTTACATGGGTGCCTTCACCAAGGCCACGACTCTGGCTGCTCTGGAGATTCCTCAGATCAACGCTGCCATTGATACGGACAAGGAGATCACCACGTGGCGAGACTATGTCGATATCAGCATTGCTGTGTCGGCACCCAAGGGTCTTGTGACGCCTGTGCTGAGGAACACGCATACGCTGAGCATTGTTGAGCTGGAGCGAGAGGTGGCTACTCTGGCCAAGAAG GCCCGCGATGCAAAGCTCACTATGGAGGATCTTGAGGGCGGCAACTACTCCATCAGCAACCCCGGCATCTTTGGCTCCATGTTTGGAACCCCCGTCATCAACTATCCCCAGTCCGCCGTCTTTAACATGAACGGTATCCAACAACGCGTCATGGCTATTAATGGCCAGGCCGAAATTCGACCT ATGATGTACATCAGCTTGACCTATGATCACCGTCTCATTGATGGTCGGGAGGCTGTCAGCTTCCTCAACATTGTCAAGCAGTATATCGAGGATCCCTCCCGAATGCTTCTTGCGTAA
- a CDS encoding Protein kinase domain-containing protein, translating to MPSEQPRGECPELITPETDPIAVNKLVNDTIEQLRGADTCSTSLQPTNGRRPKRKRTVSLSDISEISSRVNDYGRSFWEEQTIQTSVRDSQSLSVFGTWVPETQLPGKVEIESLSNELSKAMVRHYNDRTKDWIPLSKLRRICSSHAVAEELKGKVDASQMENYKAYVCGKTPNDFKDGQSAYIVFAILVRTGRLDMLHKFFTAKVYDRHFPFIYGDGDMLQPRNKSPQGHDRPRFPSTDRTFMTQFYAEQWRFNVPIIAMADHGQPVEYELHSETIMPWTSCRLLDEQGWHADVFEIEIHPDHHHFTGHDLFALKTLSSNDPREFRREIYALRKATPGRHVIELFATFECGDKFSFLFPWAEGGNLGKFMEMHPSQLFPATTNYSATSYSAILTRWIAKQCAGIAEGLHGIHNAKPAVRRKFDTPNKDWKDNYGIHKDIKPGNILRFMNKNLSGDLGELKLADFGLTKFHTASKRSAQPGKEERYESYGAPEQTRKGPLVSRKADIWALGCVFLMLLTWAIRGPGALRRFECARLNERGAKLNWTRDTFFRSGAQEAGDSPYDGIILKQAVRLRVQLNKEAVSTADGETNYLIEFLNFILSHMLVIGREQRATSEVVYKFLSEKMEQYNETGYNVTLPTLDGSQSTDEPECTCDHEESEFHCQYQNGIPPGVDV from the exons ATGCCTTCTGAGCAACCCCGCGGGGAATGTCCGGAACTCATAACGCCCGAAACAGATCCGATCGCAGTTAACAAACTCGTCAACGACACGATAGAGCAGCTCAGGGGGGCTGATACCTGTTCTACAAGTCTACAACCTACCAATGGCCGTCGCCCCAAGAGGAAAAGGACAGTGTCCTTATCTGATATATCGGAAATCTCCAGCCGCGTTAACGACTATGGCCGCAGCTTCTGGGAAGAGCAAACAATACAAACGTCCGTAAGAGATTCACAAAGTTTGTCGGTCTTCGGAACATGGGTCCCGGAGACTCAACTACCCGGGAAGGTTGAGATTGAGTCATTGTCCAACGAGCTCAGCAAAGCCATGGTGCGGCATTACAACGACAGAACCAAGGACTGGATACCGCTAAGCAAACTGAGACGGATCTGTAGCTCTCATGCCGTTGCCGAGGAGCTGAAAGGCAAGGTTGACGCATCTCAAATGGAAAACTACAAAGCCTACGTCTGTGGCAAGACTCCCAATGACTTCAAGGACGGACAGTCAGCATACATTGTTTTTGCAATACTCGTCAGAACGGGGCGACTGGACATGCTGCATAAATTTTTCACGGCAAAAGTCTATGACAGACACTTCCCTTTCATCTATGGGGATGGTGATATGCTTCAACCGCGCAACAAAAGTCCTCAAGGGCATGATAGACCTCGTTTCCCTTCAACGGACAGGACCTTCATGACTCAGTTCTACGCGGAACAGTGGCGTTTCAACGTTCCCATCATAGCAATGGCTGACCATGGGCAACCCGTTGAATATGAGCTCCATTCTGAGACCATCATGCCGTGGACATCTTGTCGCCTTCTCGACGAACAAGGTTGGCATGCTGATGTTTTCGAGATCGAGATTCATCCAGACCACCATCACTTT ACTGGGCACGACCTGTTTGCCCTCAAGACGCTCTCCTCTAATGACCCGAGAGAGTTTCGTCGAGAGATTTACGCACTCAGAAAGGCTACGCCTGGGCGTCATGTGATTGAGCTCTTTGCGACCTTTGAATGCGGCGACAAATtctctttcctctttccCTGGGCGGAAGGAGGAAATCTGGGCAAGTTCATGGAGATGCACCCTTCGCAACTCTTCCCTGCGACTACCAATTACTCGGCTACCAGTTACTCGGCGATCCTCACCCGATGGATTGCCAAGCAATGCGCTGGAATCGCCGAGGGCCTACACGGGATTCACAACGCCAAACCGGCGGTCCGGCGTAAGTTCGACACCCCTAACAAAGACTGGAAGGACAACTACGGCATCCACAAGGATATAAAGCCAGGGAATATCCTTCGCTTCATGAACAAAAATCTCAGTGGGGATCTTGGCGAGCTCAAGCTGGCCGATTTTGGCTTGACCAAGTTCCACACAGCGTCTAAGAGATCTGCACAGCccggaaaagaagaaaggtaTGAATCCTATGGTGCACCCGAACAGACGAGAAAGGGGCCCTTGGTTTCTAGAAAAGCAGACATCTGGGCTCTGGGCTGTGTCTTCTTGATGCTCTTGACATGGGCCATCCGGGGCCCAGGAGCCCTCAGAAGATTTGAATGCGCTCGCTTGAATGAACGAGGAGCTAAGCTCAACTGGACCCGGGACACGTTTTTCAGAAGTGGTGCCCAGGAAGCCGGCGATTCACCTTATGACGGCATTATTCTGAAGCAAGCTGTGAGACTT CGTGTCCAACTCAACAAGGAGGCAGTCTCTACAGCTGACGGTGAAACCAACTACCTCATTGAGTTTCTCAACTTCATCCTCTCTCACATGCTGGTCATTGGCAGGGAACAGCGCGCCACGTCCGAGGTGGTCTACAAGTTTCTCAGCGAGAAGATGGAACAATACAACGAAACCGGCTATAATGTTACTCTTCCCACTTTGGATGGGTCTCAGAGCACGGATGAGCCAGAATGTACTTGTGATCATGAGGAGAGCGAGTTTCACTGCCAGTACCAGAACGGCATACCCCCTGGGGTTGATGTTTAG